The following coding sequences lie in one Candidatus Nitrospira allomarina genomic window:
- a CDS encoding helix-turn-helix domain-containing protein, with translation MSLNSSHIRFALLTQDPDLKSRVQVPDLQNTITVVDDCSSLEAAMRSQQFTGVILDESGKKFFPALSALNGQLNLSKTFIYAGPLPAWSTMNQIRQVMGDQPSEEGAIDPKDVSLASYVEKKLGDFVRAMNVGSGKNLYPTLMRAVERPLIELALRETHGNQIKAARLLGLNRNTLRKKITEFQISVNQLKQSTAGKRKKTESDSLE, from the coding sequence GTGTCTTTAAACTCTTCTCACATACGGTTTGCTCTGTTAACCCAGGATCCCGATCTCAAGTCGCGGGTTCAAGTTCCTGACCTTCAGAACACCATTACGGTAGTGGATGACTGCTCTTCCCTAGAAGCGGCCATGCGCTCTCAACAATTTACCGGCGTGATTCTGGATGAGTCCGGAAAGAAATTTTTTCCTGCCTTGTCGGCACTGAATGGACAATTAAATTTGTCCAAGACGTTTATTTATGCCGGACCCTTGCCTGCCTGGAGCACCATGAATCAGATCCGGCAGGTTATGGGAGATCAACCATCGGAAGAGGGAGCTATCGATCCGAAAGATGTGAGCCTGGCCAGTTATGTGGAAAAAAAGCTGGGGGATTTTGTTCGAGCGATGAATGTCGGCTCAGGGAAAAACCTCTATCCCACCTTAATGAGGGCTGTTGAACGGCCATTAATTGAACTCGCCTTACGGGAAACGCATGGCAATCAGATTAAAGCAGCTCGTCTTCTTGGACTTAATCGCAATACACTCAGGAAAAAGATTACAGAATTTCAAATCTCCGTCAATCAGTTAAAGCAATCTACTGCCGGGAAACGCAAGAAGACCGAATCGGATTCTTTGGAATAG
- the thrS gene encoding threonine--tRNA ligase has translation MESIKVSLEGEKSSQALPKGISAKAALEKLKGAVPPEVLAVKANGVEIDLLASLENDSILQPLMFDSPEGKEIYRHSSTHIMAQAVKECFPSAQLTIGPAIEEGFFYDFAFERPFTPEDLEKIEAKALEIIKRNLSVSRREFSKEEAIEFFKNRGEFYKVELIQGFPDGEPVSAYTQGDFVDLCRGPHLPATGYVKAFKLLNSAGAYWRGDERNPMLQRLYGTSFPSNEALQAHLDNLEEIKRRDHRKLGKDLDLFSIQDETGPGLILWHPKGAQIRLLIENFWREQHLANQYELVYSPHVARLDLWKTSGHVDFYKENMFASMPVESSEYQLKPMNCPFHIMVYKSHLRSYRDLPIRYGELGTVYRYERSGVLHGLMRVRGFTQDDAHLFCRPDQLGEEVQKVLKFITSMLGTFGFTEFKMFLSTRPEKAVGTIDQWDQATLALETALKNGGYTYQEDPGEGVFYGPKIDVKIQDALGRSWQCSTVQIDFNNPERFGLTYVGDDGKTHQPIMIHRALLGSIERFFGILLEHFGGAFPAWLAPVQVAVLPISEKHQGYAQEVEKNLRQEGCRVVLDLRNEKIGLKIREAEKAKIPFMIVVGDREAEAKMIAVRQRNGKNLGTMPIIDLVTLIREDMPEAVRKGSLLFE, from the coding sequence ATGGAATCTATCAAGGTATCACTGGAAGGCGAAAAAAGTAGCCAGGCTCTTCCCAAAGGGATTTCGGCCAAAGCGGCACTAGAGAAGCTGAAGGGAGCCGTGCCGCCTGAGGTGTTGGCCGTGAAGGCCAATGGCGTGGAAATAGACCTCCTGGCTTCCCTGGAAAACGATTCTATCTTGCAGCCCTTGATGTTTGATTCTCCAGAAGGAAAGGAAATTTATCGGCACAGTAGTACGCATATTATGGCCCAAGCGGTGAAGGAATGCTTTCCTTCCGCCCAATTAACGATTGGTCCGGCCATCGAGGAAGGCTTCTTTTATGACTTTGCCTTTGAGCGCCCGTTCACGCCGGAAGATTTAGAAAAGATCGAAGCCAAGGCTTTGGAAATCATCAAACGGAATCTTTCGGTTTCAAGACGTGAGTTCTCAAAGGAAGAGGCCATTGAATTTTTTAAAAATCGTGGTGAATTCTATAAGGTAGAGCTTATTCAAGGGTTTCCTGATGGTGAACCGGTGTCTGCCTATACTCAAGGGGACTTCGTCGATCTCTGTCGTGGCCCCCATCTGCCGGCTACGGGCTATGTCAAAGCCTTTAAACTTCTGAATAGTGCAGGAGCCTATTGGCGAGGGGATGAACGAAATCCCATGTTGCAGCGGCTTTATGGCACGTCCTTTCCCTCTAACGAAGCCTTGCAGGCTCATTTGGATAATTTGGAGGAGATCAAACGCCGTGACCATAGAAAGCTCGGGAAAGACCTTGATTTATTTAGTATTCAGGACGAAACCGGACCCGGTCTTATTTTATGGCACCCCAAAGGGGCACAAATCCGTCTGTTGATTGAAAATTTTTGGCGGGAACAACATTTAGCCAATCAGTATGAGTTGGTCTATTCGCCGCATGTTGCTCGGTTGGATTTATGGAAAACCAGCGGACATGTGGACTTCTACAAAGAAAATATGTTCGCCTCCATGCCTGTCGAGTCCAGTGAATATCAGCTGAAGCCCATGAATTGCCCGTTTCATATCATGGTGTATAAATCACATTTGCGCAGTTATCGTGATCTGCCTATCCGCTACGGGGAATTGGGAACGGTCTACCGGTACGAACGTTCCGGAGTCCTCCATGGCCTGATGCGGGTTCGGGGATTTACTCAGGATGATGCTCATTTATTCTGCCGCCCTGACCAGTTGGGCGAAGAGGTCCAAAAGGTCCTGAAATTTATTACGAGTATGCTGGGGACTTTTGGATTTACGGAATTCAAGATGTTTCTCTCCACTCGGCCCGAAAAGGCTGTGGGGACGATCGATCAATGGGATCAAGCGACGTTGGCGCTGGAAACTGCGCTGAAAAACGGAGGCTATACATATCAGGAAGATCCGGGGGAAGGGGTCTTTTATGGGCCTAAAATTGATGTCAAAATTCAGGATGCCTTAGGCCGGTCCTGGCAATGCTCAACGGTGCAGATTGATTTCAATAATCCCGAGAGGTTTGGCCTGACCTATGTGGGTGATGATGGAAAAACCCATCAACCCATCATGATTCACCGGGCTTTATTAGGATCGATTGAACGATTTTTCGGGATTCTCCTTGAGCATTTTGGGGGTGCATTTCCGGCCTGGTTGGCCCCTGTCCAGGTTGCGGTCCTCCCAATTTCAGAAAAACATCAAGGGTATGCTCAAGAGGTGGAAAAAAATCTTCGTCAGGAAGGCTGTCGCGTCGTCTTAGACTTGCGAAATGAAAAGATTGGCCTTAAAATCCGTGAGGCTGAAAAGGCAAAGATTCCTTTCATGATTGTCGTGGGGGATCGGGAAGCTGAAGCAAAGATGATTGCGGTACGACAAAGGAACGGAAAAAATTTGGGAACGATGCCTATTATCGATTTGGTGACGCTAATTCGGGAAGACATGCCCGAGGCTGTTAGGAAGGGTTCTTTACTTTTCGAATGA
- the infC gene encoding translation initiation factor IF-3 — MTRPVTPKQRINHFIKNPEVRVIGAEGEQLGILKTSEAIRQAREIGYDLVEVAPTADPPVCRIMDYGKFKYEQSKKEHRMRLNQKSTQVKEVKFRPRTDKHDMETKVRQIRDFLEEGNKTKVTVMFRGREMANQELGFKAIQKVIEELKGAGNIESPPRMEGRNLYMVVAPK, encoded by the coding sequence ATGACTCGTCCGGTGACACCCAAACAACGTATTAATCATTTCATCAAAAATCCTGAAGTCCGGGTTATTGGGGCTGAAGGTGAACAACTTGGAATCCTGAAGACATCGGAGGCGATTCGGCAGGCGAGGGAAATTGGATATGATTTGGTGGAAGTGGCTCCTACCGCGGACCCTCCGGTCTGCCGTATTATGGATTATGGGAAATTTAAGTATGAACAGAGCAAAAAAGAACATCGCATGCGACTTAACCAGAAATCCACCCAGGTTAAGGAAGTTAAATTTCGGCCTCGGACAGACAAGCACGATATGGAGACGAAAGTCCGGCAAATACGGGACTTCCTGGAAGAAGGGAATAAGACCAAAGTTACGGTTATGTTCCGCGGTCGAGAAATGGCCAATCAAGAGCTTGGGTTCAAAGCGATTCAGAAGGTTATTGAGGAGTTAAAGGGCGCCGGAAATATTGAAAGCCCTCCTAGAATGGAAGGCCGGAATCTTTACATGGTGGTCGCGCCAAAATAA
- the rpmI gene encoding 50S ribosomal protein L35 has protein sequence MKLKNHSGASKRFKRSGSGKWMRRKAGMRHILTSKAPGVKSRLSGPAEVRKEDRTSLSRLLPYK, from the coding sequence ATGAAATTAAAAAATCACTCAGGAGCCAGTAAGCGATTCAAGCGATCCGGCTCTGGCAAGTGGATGCGGCGGAAGGCTGGAATGCGTCATATCCTCACTTCCAAGGCACCTGGAGTAAAATCCAGACTAAGCGGTCCAGCAGAGGTCAGAAAAGAAGACCGAACCTCACTGTCTCGATTGCTCCCTTATAAGTAA
- the pheT gene encoding phenylalanine--tRNA ligase subunit beta: protein MPTISIFQKDFCGLVGRDASMSDIEQWMPYVKGEVKDVSQEAGEVRVELQDTNRPDLWCVEGIARQIRSVLNKGMPPYSFFSEKRGAKRRIQVAQGMEAVRPYVAGCVSLGYAMTPDGLNQCIQTQEKLADAFGRKRETVSIGLYRASAIAFPVTYGLVKPDEIRFTPLGFEEKMTPQEILTVHPKGLEYGSILAGCERLPLLWDSDGQVLSFPPIINSRELGEVQIGDTDLLVEVTGTDLSMVVLALNIFACNLADRGATIESLDINYPYKTDFGTTIKTPLSMNQSQRISIEAIEQALGMPLGSEAIQEALASYGYQVKATRQSVSVTLPAFRNDFMHVMDVAEDVAITRGYESFSPIMPQTFTVGSLSMEEQISDRMRDLLVGFGFQEIFSNIMASHQELVDRMRITDTDYARLVEVDNVMSQTYACLRPSILPCLLRVEALSPRAFYPHLLFEVGETAQLDLEANVGSRTTLSVAAISANSGANFSEIHSYLDLLMYYMAWPYELEPVTHPSFLEGRVGRIRCEGYAVGYIGEFHPEVLEAWQIDMPTSGFEFEIRKPEA from the coding sequence ATGCCAACCATTTCCATTTTCCAAAAAGATTTCTGTGGACTTGTCGGTCGTGATGCCTCCATGTCCGACATTGAACAATGGATGCCCTATGTGAAAGGGGAGGTAAAAGACGTCTCACAGGAGGCTGGTGAAGTGCGCGTGGAACTTCAAGATACCAATCGGCCTGATTTATGGTGTGTGGAAGGGATCGCCCGACAAATTCGATCGGTGCTGAATAAAGGGATGCCCCCATACTCATTTTTTTCGGAAAAAAGGGGCGCGAAACGGCGGATTCAAGTGGCCCAGGGCATGGAAGCCGTTCGACCCTATGTCGCGGGTTGCGTCTCGTTGGGATATGCCATGACGCCGGATGGCCTCAACCAGTGTATTCAAACTCAGGAAAAATTAGCCGACGCTTTTGGACGAAAACGTGAAACCGTATCCATAGGCCTCTATCGTGCCTCCGCCATTGCCTTTCCCGTCACGTATGGCCTCGTGAAACCGGATGAGATTCGATTTACGCCATTGGGATTTGAAGAAAAAATGACCCCTCAGGAAATCCTCACCGTCCATCCTAAGGGCCTGGAATATGGATCAATTCTCGCTGGATGCGAACGGTTGCCGCTTCTTTGGGATTCAGATGGACAGGTGTTGTCCTTTCCTCCCATTATCAACAGTCGGGAGCTTGGTGAAGTGCAAATAGGAGACACCGACTTACTCGTGGAAGTCACCGGAACCGATTTAAGTATGGTTGTCTTGGCCTTAAACATTTTTGCCTGCAATTTAGCCGATCGTGGGGCCACCATCGAATCACTCGACATTAATTATCCTTACAAAACTGATTTCGGCACGACCATTAAAACCCCACTGAGCATGAATCAATCGCAACGGATTTCCATTGAGGCCATTGAACAGGCCTTGGGAATGCCACTTGGTTCTGAGGCTATTCAGGAGGCCCTTGCTTCTTATGGATATCAGGTGAAAGCGACCAGGCAGTCCGTATCCGTCACCTTACCCGCTTTTCGAAACGATTTCATGCATGTGATGGATGTCGCGGAAGATGTGGCCATTACCCGAGGCTATGAATCGTTTTCTCCGATCATGCCACAGACCTTCACCGTTGGAAGTCTCTCGATGGAAGAACAAATCAGCGATCGCATGCGGGATCTTTTGGTCGGATTTGGATTTCAGGAAATTTTTTCCAATATCATGGCTTCCCATCAGGAGTTGGTGGACAGAATGCGGATTACGGACACTGATTATGCGCGCCTGGTAGAAGTGGACAACGTCATGTCCCAAACCTATGCCTGCCTGAGACCTTCTATTTTACCGTGCCTGCTTAGGGTGGAAGCCCTCTCGCCTCGTGCCTTTTATCCCCATCTCCTATTTGAAGTTGGAGAAACCGCTCAACTGGATTTGGAGGCCAATGTGGGTTCTCGTACGACCCTGTCCGTTGCTGCGATTAGCGCCAATTCGGGAGCGAATTTTTCAGAAATTCATAGCTATCTGGATTTATTAATGTATTACATGGCGTGGCCCTACGAACTGGAGCCAGTCACTCATCCCTCATTTTTAGAGGGACGAGTCGGCCGAATCCGTTGTGAGGGATATGCGGTGGGATATATTGGAGAGTTCCACCCGGAAGTACTGGAAGCCTGGCAGATCGATATGCCGACATCCGGGTTTGAATTCGAGATCAGAAAGCCGGAAGCTTAG